CGTTTGTAGTGGTTTTAAATACAGGTCTGAAAGATGCACTACAACACTTTCgattcaaattaattttttatcttgGGGAGGATGGTACTTCGAAAGTATGTCCTGGTTTTATATTCGAGTCCAATGGGATTTTTTaccaaaaaatcaaataataattgaGAGCTTAAGTGCGATGAGAATTTTAGTCATATGTTAatctaacatttttttttttaattgatttttgaaCAGGAGGCGAGGAAGAGTTTTGTTTCGCAGATTCAAAAGTTATCTGATATAGAGAGAGAAACAAGTATCTGCATAAATAGATGTGTTGATCTGGGGAGAACATCTCTTTATATAGCAGCAGAGGATGATTCTCTCATGTCACACTCTTCCGTTCCTCTGCCGGTGGATGCATTCCtcgaaagattggatgatctctCAATGGGCTACTGCTCCCACTATAACTCAGTATGTAGGTCGTCAAGGCAGAATTTTTTGGAGAGCATAGAAAAATATCTATATGTCAAAAAGGTACTATCTAATTTTTACTCTTTTAAGTTCAAGGAATTATGCAAAATTTATGTAATGAATTTTCTTCTTCATTAAATCTCAGATTTGCAGAATGTGTCATAATGACGTAGCCTCTCTGTGCTTCACTGGTTGTATATATGAGATGAAACATTTTGTCTCCTTTAGTTACTAATTGATCAAATTCTTTGAACTTCAGTAACTTGGTTGCTTAACTGTTTActtaatcttttttctttttctaattggtCAATCCATTCACTTCTTCTAAGGGCTTCCGAAGATCTACTGCCAATAATCAAGCAGAGCCACAAGCCCTTGATCTTCACTCGGTATGAAATTTGCCTTCTAGTGTATGACTCTATACTCTTTTCAGAAGGGTGTACCATTTTGTAGTGTTTGTTTTGTTAAATAATCTTATGTTTGAGCAGGTTTTGACACATCGTTCGGGTTCTGCTGTAATGCTTTCACTGATACATTCAGAGATTCTGAAAATGCTTCGCTTGTGGGGCCTTCTGGATTTCGATGTTGAGATTTTTTTTCCACATGATCCTCATGGTCTTCCTAGAGCCTATGATAAGCAAAAGAGCAAAGAGTCTGATCAGCCACACATAATGACCGTACAAATGCTATTGGAGGAGGTGACTTTTATACTCGTGaactttttatgttctttacttcttactattttaatattaaatcctGGCTGAAAtgagaaaagaaaacaaattCTAGTTATTTATTTTTCCAATAAGTTTTTATTATATCTTTGTCTTGTGCTTTTTCAGTTTTCTTAATTGATATCAAATAATCAGACACAGACAGAAGGAACGTAAgtagaaaaaatatatatcagCTTCCTACATTACAAAGAACCAAAGAAACCAAAATGTTAAATGATTGCAAACTATTTAATTAATTCTCTCCTTTCTCTTTTGCAAGTCTCTTCCCCTGTGTTTCATATGAAGCTAAAGGTGGGATTTTGAGATTTCAACATCTATTTAACTAAGGTCTTAACTGGCATGCAAATTTGGTATACACTTTGTTTTTAATCTATATGAAAAGTTCCAACATGACATCCCTTGTACGGGTAAgctaatctttttctttttttgggtaTTTGTGGGAGATTTatcttcaatacattcaaactttGAGCTTTTTATTTAATCTATTTCTGTTATGGATATTGCATTTTCTCCTCATTTTGTAATCTTTTACCTTTGGTTTTTGTTATCTGTTCTCTGCTCAGATAGTTTCATGATTGCAGATTTTAAGAAATTTAAAGGATGCTTTCTGGCCATTTCAACGTGGTGCTGCTGATAGTTTATTCTTAAGGGCCGCAAATGCTGCTAACTGTATAGATAAATTTAATGGCTTTGAAGATAGGTATTTTATCTATATTTCAATTCTTTCTGTATTTAGATGTTATTTTGGAGTTCTAGGTTAtgatttcacatttatttcataCAGTGGCTATCTGCTTGCATCTGCAAAGGCTGCTCAACATAGGCTAGATCGGGGTGTCTGGACCAGTGTTCATTTTGAGGATATGAGGCGTGCTTTATCTGGTATGATTAGATGGTGTTGCATGAGtaaattcttttttattttagctATCACATATCAAGATCAATAAATGTAAAGATAATTGAAATTTATTATTGTGCATTCCTTCTCTCATTCTCATTCCTTGCAACAGAAAGGGTTCAGAAAATTATTTGCACTATTTCCAGTTTTAGCATTTGGTCTTCCTTCTTTTTTGTGTCAGTTCAAAGCTTTTGGTTTCAGCGATTAAGTTCATTATCCTTTTTCTCCGCTTTTGAATTTCCTTTCTCAAACCTGCTTTAGGTAAAATTTCGTC
The Gossypium arboreum isolate Shixiya-1 chromosome 10, ASM2569848v2, whole genome shotgun sequence genome window above contains:
- the LOC108486971 gene encoding uncharacterized protein LOC108486971, with product MSSASSVLVASSSFLYWIPKPSPSKFSKFPSTPSLTPSSPPCYRVVCSGGSPQPASFPDLSFALHDALESTGIDASHAREARKSFVSQIQKLSDIERETSICINRCVDLGRTSLYIAAEDDSLMSHSSVPLPVDAFLERLDDLSMGYCSHYNSVCRSSRQNFLESIEKYLYVKKGFRRSTANNQAEPQALDLHSVLTHRSGSAVMLSLIHSEILKMLRLWGLLDFDVEIFFPHDPHGLPRAYDKQKSKESDQPHIMTVQMLLEEILRNLKDAFWPFQRGAADSLFLRAANAANCIDKFNGFEDSGYLLASAKAAQHRLDRGVWTSVHFEDMRRALSACERLILLRTDPKEMRDYSILLYHCGLYEQALKFLKLYQDMKSSSAQNPSTDPVSNLEEDAVKKLIVRLNLIAMEEGWTRPWYVRNYLGNNSEPW